The region CGATGCGGTTCACTACTATGCCGTTTTTCAATGCCCGAGCGGGACTGTCTTGTCAAACCATTCCGCCCCGGTGCTTCTCCCGCGTCTATCTGAGATATCCTTTCGCCATCGGCCGGTTTGGAACCATTATTTTTTTCCGCTGCCGGCGCTACGCCGGCCTTACGTGCAAATGTCCGGTCGATAACAGCCTTAGCAGCGTCGTCGACGCTGCTCATATGATTTTTTGCCGTAATATTATTGCGAGCTAAAATATCTATGATGACCTTGCTAGTTGTGTTATATTCCTTGGCAAGTTCATATATCCTGTATTTGGACATTGATCCACCCCCATTTTCTTTCTCTCCCGGAATATTAGTCCGACAATAACTCAAGCAGAGCCTTGCTGAAGCCATCATCAGTCACAGCCACGGCAGCGCGCGCACTTTTGCCAAGTGCGAAACCAAGTTTTTCCTTTGACAATTTAACCGAAAGCGGCACCTGATAATAGGTTGCCATGTCCCGGTACTTTTTTTGAGTTCCGTATGACGCATCTTCCGCCACCAGCAGTAGCTTAACCTGACGGGACCGGACTGCCTTTTCCACAGCAAATTCTCCGGATATAACCTTTTTGGCTCTTTGCGCTAAACCTAATAGTGAAATAATCTTTTGTTCATTCATGGCTATTAAAGCGTGCTCGTAATTCTTCGTAAATAAGCGGTTCGATTGAGTGTTTCAATGCCCGTTCCAGCCGTTTTTCTTTAAAAGCCTTGGTAAAGCATTGCTCATTATTGCAAAGATAGGCGCCCCGACCTGCCTTTTTCCCGGTAGTATCAATGAGAACCTCCCCGGTTG is a window of Sporolituus thermophilus DSM 23256 DNA encoding:
- the rnpM gene encoding RNase P modulator RnpM, which gives rise to MKQKKVPQRVCVGCQEMKNKKELIRVVRTPTGEVLIDTTGKKAGRGAYLCNNEQCFTKAFKEKRLERALKHSIEPLIYEELRARFNSHE
- a CDS encoding L7Ae/L30e/S12e/Gadd45 family ribosomal protein encodes the protein MNEQKIISLLGLAQRAKKVISGEFAVEKAVRSRQVKLLLVAEDASYGTQKKYRDMATYYQVPLSVKLSKEKLGFALGKSARAAVAVTDDGFSKALLELLSD